The following are encoded in a window of bacterium SCSIO 12643 genomic DNA:
- a CDS encoding sensor histidine kinase: protein MNTRNLIVFVFTFFFITNTYSQETTFSLSDIEDSILLEKFDVAQKMIQGNDTSEYMQVLNRISKQNASNLDYVKYIAKMQNKVNSNFDGIVAFIDRNVTVPQNDSVDYNYVKLIWVKLTTLTNTNKLEQANTEHQKLEQYIAQFDPNQRNTKRAQILASTYPITLYIIQENIEEGKKLCLENQKTATEIKDTNLIINSLYYLSEFLIFERNLDEYIRVSEYAYELDQLQYEKSAFYIGNMMHLADAYIFKGVSGSKILPLLNELYQIPNSRLGTYSYFIKYLGTIEIPSPESDSIFNAFQSENLIQFCEHAAQQSEGKLDNVEFYHLLNEISNTLARFGHYQAALDFKDQCIYITKQNYSQDLSKSLAQYETNLLKQKQELELENEKQKTEMYFVITLLVGVLFAIAIIAIVMMRKKERLLKTKNEEITRQRDDIQKKEEEKATLLKEIHHRVKNNFQVISSLLELQSSGIEDKKALELAQEGKNRINSMALIHKKLYENDDLIMFFDEYLVKLVNDLTEMYGKKDQLKIQTDIPHIAFDIDTAIPLGLIVNELVTNALKYGTGNNTPELSVSIEKDQNETYTLHVQDNGAGIPDHLNIKQLRSLGLQLVQGLSKQLQGSFEFINQNGAHFIVTFKDTYTRSLTD from the coding sequence ATGAATACTAGAAATCTTATTGTATTTGTTTTTACCTTTTTCTTTATTACAAATACATATTCCCAGGAAACCACATTCAGCTTATCAGACATAGAAGATTCCATCCTACTGGAAAAATTTGATGTCGCTCAAAAAATGATTCAGGGTAATGACACCTCTGAATACATGCAGGTGCTAAATAGAATCAGTAAACAAAACGCATCTAATTTAGACTACGTTAAGTATATCGCCAAGATGCAAAACAAGGTCAACAGCAACTTTGACGGAATTGTCGCTTTTATTGATCGTAATGTTACGGTTCCACAAAATGATTCTGTGGACTATAATTATGTGAAGTTAATTTGGGTAAAGCTCACTACGTTGACAAACACCAACAAGTTAGAACAAGCAAATACAGAACACCAAAAACTAGAACAATACATTGCACAATTTGATCCGAATCAAAGAAATACAAAACGTGCGCAAATTCTAGCAAGTACTTACCCGATTACTCTGTATATCATTCAAGAAAACATCGAAGAGGGCAAAAAACTGTGCCTGGAAAATCAAAAAACAGCAACCGAGATTAAGGATACCAACCTAATCATCAACTCCCTGTATTATCTGAGCGAATTTTTGATCTTCGAAAGAAATCTGGATGAATATATCCGAGTAAGCGAATATGCCTACGAACTAGATCAATTGCAATATGAAAAAAGTGCTTTTTATATTGGTAACATGATGCATTTGGCGGATGCCTATATCTTTAAAGGAGTTTCGGGGTCTAAAATATTACCACTACTAAATGAACTTTATCAGATACCAAATAGCCGTTTAGGAACTTATTCCTATTTCATTAAATATCTGGGAACAATAGAAATTCCTTCACCAGAAAGTGATTCTATCTTTAATGCTTTCCAAAGTGAAAACCTCATTCAATTTTGTGAGCATGCGGCTCAACAATCAGAAGGTAAACTGGACAATGTAGAGTTTTATCATTTATTGAATGAAATCTCTAACACACTCGCTAGATTTGGCCATTATCAAGCTGCATTGGATTTCAAAGACCAGTGTATTTACATCACCAAACAGAATTACTCTCAGGATTTATCGAAGTCATTGGCACAATATGAGACCAATCTCTTAAAACAAAAACAGGAACTGGAATTAGAAAACGAAAAACAAAAAACAGAAATGTATTTTGTGATCACACTTCTGGTTGGAGTTTTATTTGCTATCGCCATCATTGCTATTGTTATGATGCGCAAAAAGGAACGTCTGCTCAAAACTAAAAACGAAGAAATCACCAGACAAAGAGACGATATTCAAAAGAAAGAAGAAGAAAAAGCCACTCTTCTTAAAGAAATTCACCATCGGGTTAAAAATAACTTCCAGGTCATTTCTAGTCTATTGGAACTTCAATCCTCAGGAATCGAGGACAAAAAAGCCTTAGAATTGGCACAGGAAGGAAAAAACAGAATTAACTCTATGGCGTTGATTCACAAAAAACTATATGAAAACGATGATCTCATCATGTTCTTTGATGAGTATCTGGTGAAACTCGTGAATGATCTAACTGAGATGTATGGCAAAAAAGATCAACTCAAAATTCAAACCGATATCCCGCATATTGCTTTCGACATTGATACCGCTATCCCTCTTGGACTTATTGTAAATGAGCTGGTCACTAATGCATTAAAATACGGAACCGGAAATAACACACCCGAATTATCCGTATCCATTGAAAAAGATCAAAACGAAACATATACTTTACATGTTCAGGATAATGGTGCTGGAATTCCGGATCATTTAAACATCAAACAATTAAGAAGTTTAGGTTTGCAATTGGTTCAGGGTCTATCCAAACAACTTCAGGGAAGTTTTGAGTTTATCAATCAAAATGGCGCACACTT